In Aureibaculum algae, the following are encoded in one genomic region:
- a CDS encoding YncE family protein: MIRKFIKFSTLSLAVLLGFTSCDDSDDPEPLPKGDFENGYIVSNEGNFGSPNSSITFIDSDFLQETNTVFSSINGGNLGDILQSIAFDDDYAFLVVNNSNKIEVVNRYTFNSVKTITDSIELPRYAVVENDKLFVTNSGKQSVEVFDANSFEYITQIALNKTVEEIKEDNGKLYVMNAAWGYGNEITVIDASTNAVIDSVTVGDGLNSMEIEDGILYALHSTGITKVNTSTNDVIGEIAFEDGLSSVSKLEVEDDYIYFISGSKIFKYATDVTSMANTELLDTQVNDASWFIGYGFNVVNDKLFYTDVKGFTENSEVKVYDLDGTLITSFSAGIGANGVYDND; this comes from the coding sequence ATGATTAGAAAATTTATTAAATTCAGTACATTAAGTTTAGCAGTCCTATTAGGATTTACTTCGTGTGATGATTCTGACGATCCAGAGCCATTACCAAAAGGTGATTTTGAAAATGGTTATATTGTAAGTAACGAAGGTAATTTTGGATCTCCAAATTCATCAATAACATTTATTGATAGTGACTTTTTACAAGAAACGAATACTGTATTTTCAAGTATAAATGGAGGTAACTTGGGTGATATATTACAATCAATAGCTTTTGATGACGATTATGCTTTTTTAGTAGTTAATAATAGTAATAAAATTGAAGTAGTAAACAGATATACTTTTAATAGTGTTAAAACCATAACCGATAGTATTGAATTACCTAGATATGCAGTGGTAGAAAACGATAAATTGTTTGTAACCAATAGTGGTAAACAATCGGTTGAGGTTTTTGATGCCAATAGCTTTGAATATATTACTCAAATAGCTCTTAATAAAACGGTAGAAGAAATTAAAGAAGATAATGGCAAATTGTATGTTATGAATGCTGCTTGGGGTTACGGAAATGAAATCACAGTAATTGATGCTAGCACCAATGCTGTAATAGATTCAGTAACTGTTGGAGATGGTTTAAATTCAATGGAGATTGAAGATGGTATATTATATGCATTACACAGCACAGGTATTACAAAAGTAAATACCAGTACGAATGATGTTATAGGTGAAATAGCTTTTGAAGATGGACTTTCAAGTGTTAGTAAATTGGAAGTAGAAGATGACTATATCTATTTTATATCAGGTTCTAAAATCTTTAAATATGCTACAGATGTAACTTCAATGGCCAATACGGAATTATTAGACACACAGGTAAATGACGCCTCATGGTTTATTGGATATGGCTTTAATGTTGTTAATGATAAATTGTTTTATACGGATGTAAAAGGATTTACTGAAAATTCTGAAGTAAAAGTTTATGACCTTGATGGAACTCTTATAACTAGCTTTTCTGCAGGTATTGGTGCAAACGGTGTCTATGATAACGATTAA
- a CDS encoding TetR/AcrR family transcriptional regulator — translation MARKKEYREDEVVEKAMNLFWKKGYEATSMQMLEKEMGINKFSIYSSFGNKHGLFLESLKCYKMKVGVTLDKLKKASRGVEDIKQFFYDSVSSNYKAGNQKGCLVTNTYNEFSENQDQLIKEEMVAFMDNLKALFIEKLSMDATKSEETVLKEANFLLLAKHGLAAAARVNTQKEIEDYIEMTFKNI, via the coding sequence ATGGCAAGGAAAAAAGAATATAGAGAAGATGAAGTTGTTGAAAAAGCAATGAACCTTTTTTGGAAAAAAGGCTACGAAGCAACATCAATGCAAATGCTTGAAAAAGAAATGGGCATTAATAAATTTTCTATCTATTCTAGTTTTGGGAATAAACACGGTCTCTTTCTTGAAAGTTTAAAGTGTTACAAAATGAAAGTTGGTGTTACGCTAGATAAATTAAAAAAGGCATCAAGAGGTGTAGAAGATATTAAACAATTTTTCTATGACTCTGTAAGTTCAAATTATAAAGCTGGAAACCAAAAAGGCTGTTTGGTAACCAATACGTATAATGAGTTTTCAGAAAACCAAGATCAATTAATTAAAGAGGAAATGGTTGCCTTTATGGATAATTTGAAAGCCTTATTTATTGAAAAATTAAGTATGGATGCTACAAAAAGCGAAGAGACGGTTCTTAAGGAAGCCAATTTTTTACTGTTAGCTAAACATGGCTTAGCGGCAGCAGCAAGAGTAAATACGCAAAAAGAAATAGAAGACTATATTGAGATGACATTTAAAAATATATAA
- a CDS encoding RsmB/NOP family class I SAM-dependent RNA methyltransferase yields the protein MRLHRNLVLAVIDSLNYIYNDGLYADKVVEKTLKRDTRWGARDRAFIAETIYDCVRWKRLYNEISGTKNHFSQENLWKIFTVWATLKGISLPDWKQFEGTPVRRLKGKFDEFQSNRAIRESIPDWLDEMGVKELGKQWDKEIEALNQPASVILRTNTLKTTKKILHKALLEEEIGSEFVEGYPDALKLMERKNVFRTDIFKQGFFEVQDASSQLVAAYLDVKPGMRVIDACAGAGGKALHLAALMENKGQIIALDIYGNKLKELKRRAKRAGAHNIEPRTIDSTKVIKKLYNQADRVLIDSPCSGLGVLRRNPDAKWKLQPEFIENIKKTQAEILESYSKFLKIGGKMVYATCSILPSENEKQVQAFLKTHDNFHLVKEKKVSPAKSGFDGFYMALMERTA from the coding sequence ATGCGTTTACATAGAAATTTAGTACTAGCCGTTATAGATTCACTTAATTATATTTATAATGATGGTTTATATGCCGATAAAGTTGTAGAAAAAACTTTAAAAAGAGATACCCGTTGGGGAGCCCGTGACAGAGCTTTTATTGCCGAAACAATTTATGATTGTGTGCGTTGGAAAAGACTCTACAACGAAATTTCGGGAACAAAAAATCACTTTTCACAAGAAAACTTGTGGAAAATATTCACCGTTTGGGCTACATTAAAAGGAATTTCTTTACCAGACTGGAAACAATTTGAAGGTACACCTGTACGTCGTTTAAAAGGTAAATTTGATGAATTTCAAAGTAACCGTGCCATTCGCGAATCTATTCCAGATTGGTTAGACGAAATGGGGGTTAAAGAATTAGGCAAGCAATGGGATAAGGAAATTGAAGCCTTAAACCAACCAGCGAGTGTAATATTGAGAACCAACACCTTAAAAACCACTAAAAAAATTCTGCATAAAGCATTACTTGAAGAAGAAATAGGCTCTGAATTTGTTGAAGGATATCCTGATGCCTTAAAACTGATGGAACGTAAAAATGTATTTAGAACAGATATCTTTAAACAAGGCTTTTTTGAAGTACAAGATGCTTCGTCACAATTGGTGGCTGCCTATTTAGATGTAAAACCAGGTATGCGTGTTATTGATGCATGTGCTGGAGCTGGAGGAAAAGCATTGCATTTAGCTGCGTTAATGGAAAACAAAGGGCAAATAATTGCACTTGACATTTACGGAAATAAACTAAAAGAATTAAAACGTAGAGCGAAACGAGCAGGAGCTCATAATATTGAACCTCGTACTATCGATTCTACCAAAGTAATTAAAAAACTCTATAATCAAGCAGACCGTGTACTTATAGATTCACCATGTAGCGGATTGGGTGTTTTGAGAAGAAACCCAGATGCCAAATGGAAATTGCAGCCTGAATTCATCGAGAACATTAAAAAAACGCAAGCAGAAATCTTAGAAAGTTATTCTAAATTTTTAAAGATTGGTGGAAAAATGGTGTATGCTACCTGTTCTATCTTGCCTTCTGAAAATGAAAAGCAGGTACAGGCATTTCTAAAAACACATGATAATTTTCATTTAGTTAAAGAAAAGAAAGTTTCACCGGCAAAATCTGGTTTTGACGGATTCTATATGGCTCTTATGGAAAGAACCGCTTAA
- the kefF gene encoding glutathione-regulated potassium-efflux system oxidoreductase KefF, giving the protein MKKILILFSHPKFEKSRANSALIERIKDKEGVTLHDLYERYPDFHIDVTAEKELLNQHDVIIWHHPLYWYSCPPLMKQWIDMVLEFNWAYGPEGNALQDKTCLNVITTGGSKEMYCSEGVNSFSVNQFLRPFEQTAKLCGMKYLPPFAVMGTHRLNDEDLEDYANQYSKLIVLLQDEISLKELKLATFLNDLPKLKTS; this is encoded by the coding sequence ATGAAAAAAATACTAATTCTGTTTTCGCATCCTAAATTTGAAAAGTCACGAGCAAATTCAGCACTTATTGAAAGGATAAAGGATAAGGAAGGAGTAACGCTGCACGATTTGTACGAACGTTATCCTGATTTTCATATTGATGTAACTGCAGAAAAGGAGTTACTAAATCAGCATGATGTTATCATTTGGCATCACCCATTATATTGGTATAGTTGTCCGCCATTAATGAAACAGTGGATAGACATGGTTTTGGAGTTTAATTGGGCCTATGGACCAGAAGGAAATGCATTGCAAGATAAAACCTGTTTAAATGTAATTACAACGGGCGGTTCAAAAGAAATGTATTGTTCAGAAGGTGTCAATAGTTTTTCTGTGAATCAATTTTTAAGACCTTTTGAACAAACGGCAAAATTATGTGGGATGAAGTATTTACCTCCATTTGCAGTAATGGGCACCCACAGACTAAATGATGAAGATTTAGAAGACTATGCAAATCAATATTCAAAATTAATAGTATTGCTTCAAGATGAGATTTCACTAAAAGAACTTAAACTAGCTACTTTTTTAAACGATTTACCAAAACTAAAAACCTCTTAA
- a CDS encoding TonB-dependent receptor plug domain-containing protein produces the protein MRYNIVIIIFLFTIPCFSQVTSTVLDTVFLSADKLEDKSVGQPIIKINKALLKNYRPQLTEVLQFETPIYFKENGSGMVSSASFRGTTAQQTAVVWNGININSPFLGQTDFNLINTQNISEVLVRPGGGSSQFGTGAIGGVVYLNNNLDIDTENTHEIYTSYGSFNTKNLSTNHSISGSKTNLQIGLSYLDSDNDYEYIDSDQRNENGQFYNINASLNAAYKPNAKNAFTIYSNWFTGERHLSIIETTQTRNKYSDEHIRVLGKYQYESGQNQSTVKLALINEKYRFYPELNTSEGSNNGNGWTYIANYNYQLQLKKLLLNIGGEYNLATATGTNYDNVQRNTGSANVYLKHKLAKNFTYQATLRGELNEDYDSPLLFSVGTSWHPFVEYTLKTSISKNYRIPTFNDLYWPGAENPDLKAESSLQYELSNEIHLRNLKFTLTGYYNDISDLIRWLPYSGELWRPVNTNKVQSYGIETNLQYGISLGNHQFKINTLYSYTVSKNKETDYQLIYVPYHKATLGISYKLADFSAQLNTIYTGAVFTYSNNNPDTVLNDFLLTNLSMNYAFTKNRNWIVGGGVNNLFNTNYETKAYRPMPGTNYHINLTLKL, from the coding sequence ATGAGATACAACATCGTAATCATTATTTTTTTATTTACTATTCCTTGCTTTTCGCAAGTGACAAGTACTGTCTTGGATACAGTTTTTCTTTCGGCTGATAAATTAGAAGACAAATCTGTTGGTCAACCTATTATAAAAATTAATAAAGCACTTTTAAAAAATTATCGTCCACAACTAACGGAGGTATTGCAATTTGAAACACCTATTTACTTTAAAGAAAACGGTTCTGGTATGGTTTCTTCAGCCTCCTTTAGAGGTACAACCGCTCAGCAAACCGCGGTAGTATGGAATGGTATTAATATAAATTCTCCTTTTTTAGGACAAACGGATTTTAATTTAATCAATACTCAAAACATTTCAGAAGTGTTGGTGCGTCCTGGTGGTGGAAGTTCGCAATTTGGTACAGGGGCTATTGGTGGTGTGGTTTATTTGAATAATAATTTAGATATTGATACCGAAAATACGCATGAAATATATACTTCGTATGGTAGCTTTAACACCAAGAATTTAAGTACAAATCACAGTATTTCGGGTTCAAAAACCAATTTGCAAATCGGGCTTAGTTATTTAGATTCTGATAATGATTATGAATACATAGATTCAGACCAAAGGAATGAAAATGGCCAGTTTTATAACATCAATGCATCTTTAAATGCTGCGTATAAGCCCAATGCAAAAAACGCATTTACAATTTATTCTAATTGGTTTACGGGTGAAAGACATTTATCAATTATAGAAACAACACAAACCCGGAATAAATATAGTGATGAACATATACGCGTATTGGGTAAATATCAATATGAATCTGGTCAAAATCAGTCTACGGTAAAACTGGCTTTAATTAATGAAAAGTATCGGTTTTATCCAGAATTAAATACTAGCGAAGGTTCTAATAATGGTAATGGGTGGACGTATATTGCCAATTACAATTATCAATTACAATTAAAAAAGCTATTATTAAATATAGGTGGAGAATATAATTTAGCAACGGCAACGGGTACCAACTATGATAATGTACAACGTAATACGGGGAGTGCAAATGTGTATTTAAAGCACAAGTTAGCGAAGAATTTTACCTATCAGGCAACGTTAAGAGGGGAGTTGAATGAAGATTATGATAGTCCGTTATTATTTTCAGTGGGTACAAGTTGGCATCCATTTGTTGAATATACCTTAAAAACATCTATTTCTAAAAATTATAGAATTCCCACTTTTAATGATCTGTATTGGCCGGGAGCTGAAAATCCTGATTTAAAGGCAGAATCATCGTTACAATATGAACTTTCTAATGAGATTCATTTACGGAATTTAAAATTTACGCTCACGGGGTATTATAATGATATCAGTGATTTAATACGTTGGTTGCCTTATTCTGGTGAATTATGGAGACCCGTAAATACAAACAAGGTGCAGTCTTATGGAATAGAAACCAATTTGCAATATGGAATTTCCTTAGGTAACCATCAATTTAAAATCAATACGTTGTATAGCTATACCGTATCTAAAAATAAAGAAACGGATTATCAACTCATATATGTACCCTATCATAAAGCAACATTAGGGATCTCCTATAAATTAGCAGATTTTTCTGCACAGCTAAACACTATATATACCGGAGCGGTTTTTACCTATTCTAACAACAATCCAGACACTGTGCTAAATGATTTTTTATTGACCAACTTATCAATGAATTATGCATTTACAAAAAATAGAAACTGGATTGTTGGTGGCGGCGTTAATAACCTTTTTAATACCAATTATGAAACTAAGGCCTATAGACCTATGCCTGGTACAAACTATCATATTAATTTAACTTTAAAACTATAA
- a CDS encoding CBU_0592 family membrane protein encodes MKLVIDILGWSGSGFLILAYGLTLIENKRYFDYAKYLNLFGALLIAINCYYYNAIPSFVSNLIWSIMATFTLYKTKKKEQTFNKENVHGNLYFHQRLQLRIMRLKSRNY; translated from the coding sequence ATGAAATTAGTAATTGATATATTAGGATGGTCAGGTTCTGGCTTTTTAATTCTTGCTTACGGACTAACACTTATAGAAAATAAAAGGTACTTTGATTATGCGAAGTATTTAAATCTTTTTGGAGCACTTTTAATTGCAATTAATTGTTATTATTATAATGCGATCCCTTCATTTGTGTCAAATTTAATATGGAGTATAATGGCAACTTTCACCTTATACAAAACAAAGAAAAAAGAACAAACTTTTAATAAAGAAAACGTGCATGGAAACCTTTATTTTCATCAACGTTTACAATTGCGAATAATGCGATTGAAATCAAGGAATTATTAA
- a CDS encoding DsbA family oxidoreductase: protein MKEKLKIDIVSDVVCPWCTIGYKRLEKAIAELGVEDQVAIEWHPFELNPDMPAEGQNVDEHITEKYGSTKEQQIASKQNMTDVGAALGFKFDYFDDMRMVNTFDAHVLLDYAKDFKKQTELKMRLTTAFFSERKDVSKRDVLKQALLDVGLNAVEGLARLDNDEARYNVKSEEGYWKNLGINSVPTIVFDRKSAVTGAQPVETFKQVLSELISK from the coding sequence ATGAAAGAAAAATTAAAAATAGATATTGTTTCTGACGTTGTTTGTCCGTGGTGTACCATTGGCTATAAACGTTTAGAAAAAGCCATTGCAGAACTAGGTGTTGAAGATCAAGTAGCCATTGAATGGCATCCGTTTGAATTGAATCCGGATATGCCTGCTGAAGGTCAGAATGTAGATGAACATATTACAGAAAAATATGGTTCTACGAAAGAGCAACAAATAGCATCGAAACAAAATATGACCGACGTTGGTGCGGCACTTGGATTTAAATTCGATTATTTTGATGATATGCGAATGGTCAATACTTTTGATGCCCATGTTTTATTAGATTATGCAAAAGACTTTAAGAAGCAAACGGAATTAAAAATGCGTTTAACAACTGCGTTTTTTAGTGAGCGAAAAGATGTCTCTAAAAGGGATGTTTTAAAACAAGCGTTATTAGATGTTGGTTTAAATGCAGTAGAGGGATTAGCTAGATTAGATAATGACGAAGCTCGTTACAATGTGAAAAGTGAAGAAGGGTATTGGAAAAATCTAGGAATAAACTCTGTTCCAACAATTGTATTTGATAGAAAAAGTGCAGTAACGGGGGCACAGCCTGTAGAAACTTTTAAACAAGTACTTTCGGAACTAATTAGTAAGTAA
- a CDS encoding EthD family reductase has translation MIKVSVMYPNSKDVKFDVDYYKNDHLPMVSNKVGDALKGLELDLGLAGRVPGEAAPYVAIAHLLFDDVASFQTSFGPHAEFFAADLKNYSNVKGALQISELIKF, from the coding sequence ATGATAAAAGTATCTGTAATGTATCCCAATAGTAAAGATGTAAAGTTTGATGTAGACTATTACAAAAACGATCATTTACCAATGGTTTCAAATAAAGTTGGCGATGCCTTAAAAGGGTTGGAGTTAGACTTAGGGTTGGCAGGTAGAGTTCCTGGTGAGGCTGCTCCTTATGTTGCTATTGCACATTTATTATTTGATGATGTGGCCTCTTTTCAGACTTCCTTTGGTCCACATGCGGAATTTTTTGCGGCTGACTTAAAAAATTATAGTAATGTAAAAGGAGCATTACAAATTAGTGAATTGATAAAATTTTAA
- a CDS encoding carboxymuconolactone decarboxylase family protein, producing the protein MTTLKIHDIESAPEGSKTLLEQSLKSNGMIPGLHGVLAGAPGILEAYQTIHKLFVDSSFNNDELTVVWQTINVEHACHYCVPAHTAIANMMKVDDAISTALRDETPLENPKLEALRNMTLSIVRNRGHVNQEELATFYAAGYGEQQVLEIILGLSQKVISNYTNHIANTPVDAPFQKFAWSKDNVTS; encoded by the coding sequence ATGACAACATTAAAAATTCACGACATTGAATCAGCTCCAGAAGGAAGCAAAACTTTATTAGAACAATCTTTGAAATCAAACGGAATGATTCCTGGGTTGCACGGTGTTTTGGCTGGAGCTCCAGGTATCTTAGAAGCGTATCAAACAATACATAAACTTTTTGTAGACTCATCATTTAATAATGATGAATTAACTGTAGTTTGGCAAACAATTAATGTAGAGCATGCATGTCATTATTGTGTACCTGCACACACTGCTATTGCAAACATGATGAAGGTAGATGATGCAATAAGTACTGCTTTACGTGATGAAACACCATTGGAAAATCCTAAATTGGAAGCTTTACGTAACATGACCTTAAGTATTGTACGAAATCGTGGACATGTAAATCAAGAAGAGTTAGCTACTTTTTATGCAGCAGGTTATGGAGAACAACAAGTGTTAGAAATTATATTAGGTTTATCTCAAAAAGTAATTAGTAATTACACAAATCATATTGCTAATACTCCTGTAGATGCTCCTTTTCAAAAGTTTGCTTGGTCTAAAGATAATGTAACATCTTAG
- a CDS encoding monovalent cation:proton antiporter-2 (CPA2) family protein, protein MTGSILFEAIVFLAGAIICVSIAKQLGLSSVIGYLLAGVLIGPYVLGFIGNEGDDILHFAEFGVVMMLFLIGLEIEPKNFWNMRKSIVGMGGIQVGGTMLLSFILFTLLGLEWKVALVISMAVALSSTAIAMQTIKEKGLMNTTFGASSFSILLFQDIIVIFMLGFIPLLSNTDGNASTVDKGDHTNLLNNLPMGLQTLAIILSVVLIIVAGKYLIVPMLRKVAKTGVRELLIASAFLIVFGISFLMEFVGLSPALGAFLGGVVLSNSEFKHELESTLEPFKNLLLGLFFMAVGASINFIVIANSPLTIGGILIAIIVLKAVVLFITGHIFKLKLDQKLLLTFSLAQIGEFAFVLLSFAFGLNILSQEEMDMMLVITALSMSLTPIVGIINERFILPKIGTKESVKRPMDHIAKSQKIILVGFGHFGSTIGRFLRSHGVEATILDHDSNRVDFLRKMGFEVYYGDATRLDLLESAGIADAKIIICATNKIEVSKTISKIVKEKYPHVELMIRTKNRYDAYELLNLGNENIYRESLETSLTLAKDVLSKMGFRKYTINRQVRNFIKYDEDSLRRLASERKYDDNYIFKAKKELEQQEKFLNEDFKRGIVEYDNHWDSEYIRNALNSMPEE, encoded by the coding sequence ATGACTGGAAGTATACTTTTTGAAGCCATAGTCTTTTTGGCAGGAGCCATTATTTGTGTTTCTATTGCCAAACAATTAGGGTTAAGTTCTGTCATTGGCTATTTGTTAGCGGGCGTATTAATAGGGCCTTATGTTTTAGGGTTTATAGGAAATGAAGGTGACGATATTTTACATTTTGCCGAGTTTGGCGTGGTGATGATGTTGTTCTTAATTGGACTAGAAATTGAACCAAAAAATTTCTGGAACATGCGAAAAAGCATTGTAGGTATGGGAGGAATACAGGTAGGAGGTACCATGTTGCTCTCTTTTATTTTATTTACCTTATTGGGTTTAGAATGGAAAGTAGCGTTGGTTATTTCTATGGCTGTCGCATTATCATCCACAGCAATTGCAATGCAAACCATAAAAGAAAAAGGCCTGATGAATACAACTTTTGGAGCTTCTTCATTTTCTATTTTACTGTTTCAAGATATAATAGTGATTTTTATGTTGGGTTTTATACCGCTGTTGTCTAACACAGATGGTAATGCGAGCACAGTAGATAAGGGTGATCACACAAATTTATTGAATAATCTTCCTATGGGTTTACAAACATTGGCTATTATTTTATCCGTGGTTTTAATTATAGTGGCTGGTAAATATTTAATAGTACCTATGTTGCGTAAAGTAGCCAAAACCGGTGTTCGAGAATTATTAATAGCATCTGCTTTTTTAATTGTTTTTGGTATTTCTTTTTTAATGGAATTTGTAGGGTTGAGTCCCGCTTTAGGTGCCTTTTTGGGTGGGGTAGTGCTCTCAAATAGTGAGTTTAAACATGAATTAGAAAGTACACTAGAGCCTTTTAAAAATTTATTGCTAGGTCTGTTTTTTATGGCAGTAGGTGCCTCTATTAATTTTATTGTTATCGCTAATAGTCCGCTAACCATTGGAGGTATCTTAATCGCAATTATTGTTTTAAAAGCGGTTGTATTATTTATTACGGGTCATATTTTTAAATTAAAATTGGACCAGAAATTACTACTTACTTTCAGTTTAGCTCAAATTGGAGAATTTGCCTTTGTATTGCTATCCTTTGCATTTGGTCTTAATATTTTGTCGCAAGAAGAAATGGATATGATGTTGGTAATAACAGCACTTAGTATGTCGCTTACACCAATTGTTGGGATTATTAATGAACGGTTTATATTACCAAAAATCGGGACTAAAGAGTCTGTAAAAAGACCCATGGACCATATAGCAAAATCTCAAAAAATTATATTGGTAGGTTTTGGACATTTTGGAAGTACCATTGGACGTTTTTTACGCTCGCATGGTGTTGAAGCAACAATTCTAGATCATGATTCTAATCGTGTTGATTTTCTTCGGAAAATGGGTTTTGAAGTGTATTATGGAGACGCCACACGTTTAGATTTATTAGAATCTGCAGGGATTGCAGATGCTAAAATAATTATTTGTGCAACGAATAAAATAGAAGTCTCTAAGACTATTAGTAAAATAGTAAAAGAAAAATATCCGCATGTAGAATTAATGATCCGTACAAAAAACAGATATGATGCTTATGAGTTATTGAATCTTGGTAATGAAAATATTTATCGTGAATCTTTGGAAACCTCATTAACCTTGGCAAAAGATGTTTTAAGTAAAATGGGCTTCAGAAAATATACAATCAATAGACAAGTTCGTAATTTTATTAAATATGATGAAGATAGTTTAAGACGTTTAGCTTCTGAACGAAAATATGATGATAACTATATTTTTAAGGCTAAAAAAGAGCTAGAACAGCAAGAGAAATTTTTAAATGAAGATTTTAAAAGAGGTATTGTTGAATATGATAATCACTGGGATAGTGAATATATTAGGAATGCTTTAAATAGCATGCCCGAAGAGTAG
- a CDS encoding Gfo/Idh/MocA family protein: MQNQRRKFIKDAALGMAALSIPSYGTAFSSQLFNSQETLRIGVIGCNGMGWSNTVSMLKNEGVHLIGICDIDNNVINRRVEEIRKKDSKAAKKIKTYGDYRKLLANKDIDAVIIGTPDHWHCKMMVDACAAGKQVYVEKPISNTIEECNLMVAAAEKYNTIVQVGQWQRSGPHYKEAIDIVRSGKLGNIRLVKVWAYQGWMKPVQPQPDQEAPEGVDYPFWLGPAPKRAFNPNRFHFNFRWFWDYAGGLMTDWGVHEIDIALYAMGATAPKSIMASGGKLAYPDDASETPDTLQTIFEYDNFNMLWEHATGIDSGPYGRTEGIAFIGNNATLVVNRGGYEVIVEKSAKDSMEEMLPKSRPKGVNYLDLHTQNFVEAVRSKNPKILNTPIESGSIAAINAQMGNIAYKTGEKLFWDANDNMFKNNAKANALLKASYHNGWEKPVL; this comes from the coding sequence ATGCAAAACCAACGCAGAAAATTTATTAAAGATGCTGCCTTAGGTATGGCTGCATTAAGTATACCCTCTTATGGAACTGCTTTTTCAAGTCAACTTTTCAATTCTCAAGAAACCTTACGTATAGGCGTAATCGGCTGTAATGGTATGGGGTGGTCTAACACCGTTTCTATGCTAAAAAATGAAGGCGTTCATTTAATTGGTATTTGTGATATAGATAATAATGTTATCAACAGACGTGTTGAAGAAATCCGTAAAAAGGATAGTAAGGCTGCTAAAAAGATTAAAACCTATGGTGATTATAGAAAATTACTAGCAAATAAAGATATTGATGCAGTAATTATTGGTACACCAGACCATTGGCATTGTAAAATGATGGTGGATGCTTGTGCAGCTGGTAAACAAGTTTATGTAGAAAAGCCTATTTCCAATACCATTGAAGAATGTAACCTTATGGTTGCAGCTGCAGAAAAATATAATACGATAGTGCAGGTAGGGCAGTGGCAACGTAGTGGTCCTCATTATAAAGAAGCTATTGATATTGTAAGATCAGGTAAATTAGGTAACATACGGCTAGTTAAAGTATGGGCGTATCAAGGTTGGATGAAACCTGTACAACCACAACCAGATCAAGAAGCACCAGAGGGTGTAGATTATCCATTTTGGTTAGGCCCTGCACCTAAAAGGGCGTTCAATCCAAATCGATTTCATTTTAATTTTAGATGGTTTTGGGATTATGCAGGTGGTTTAATGACAGATTGGGGTGTGCATGAAATTGATATTGCTTTATATGCCATGGGAGCAACAGCTCCAAAATCAATTATGGCTAGTGGTGGTAAATTAGCTTATCCTGATGATGCCTCTGAAACACCAGATACCTTACAAACCATTTTTGAATACGATAATTTTAATATGCTTTGGGAGCACGCCACGGGAATAGATTCAGGTCCTTACGGTAGAACCGAAGGTATTGCTTTTATAGGTAATAATGCTACGTTAGTAGTTAACCGAGGAGGTTATGAGGTAATTGTAGAAAAGTCAGCGAAAGATTCGATGGAAGAGATGTTGCCAAAATCACGCCCAAAAGGAGTCAATTATTTGGATTTACATACTCAAAATTTTGTTGAAGCCGTAAGATCTAAAAATCCTAAAATATTAAATACGCCGATAGAATCAGGTAGTATTGCAGCCATTAATGCACAAATGGGTAATATAGCCTATAAAACAGGTGAAAAGTTGTTTTGGGATGCTAATGACAATATGTTCAAAAACAATGCTAAAGCCAATGCGTTACTAAAAGCATCGTATCATAATGGATGGGAAAAACCAGTACTCTAG